The genomic interval ACCGGCGGAGCCGTGGGCAATTCCTTGCTGGCCGCGTCGTACAGCAAGGGCCAGGCGCTGGCCGCCGGCGCCGCAAGCCTGGCGGACTTCATGGCGGGGGAGGGCTACGAGCCCCGGCCTGACGGCGCCGGCGGCTTTGTGCTGGTGAACTGCCCGTTCCATCGGCTCTCGGACGGGCACCCGGAAGTGGTCTGCGCCATGAACGGATCTTTTCTGCAGGGCGCGGCTGCGGCGTGCGGGGAGCCGGAGGAACGTATAGCGCCGAACAGCGAGCCTGGCCAGTGCTGCGCCAGGATCACCCCGCCCTGACACCTGATGGGCCGGGGCCGCGGGTGTGCCGCCCTGGGCGCCGCTAGAATTGAGGCGTGCCCGTCTACCTCGATCATGCAGCCACCACGCCACTTTCTGCCGAGGCGCTGGCAGCCCTGACGCGGGAACTTGCCCGCACCGGCAATCCTTCGTCACTGCACGGCTCGGGCCGCCGTGCCCGCCGCTCCGTGGAGGACGCGAGGGAAGCCATCGCGACGGCGGCCGGCGCCCATCCCTCCGAGGTCATCTTTACGTCCGGGGGCACGGAGTCGGACAACCTTGCCGTGAAGGGCCTGTACTGGGCCCGTTCCGGCGAAGACCCGGCCCGGCGCCGTATACTCTGCTCCGCCGTCGAGCATCATGCCGTGCAGGACACCGTGGAATGGCTGGAGCGGCACGAGGGCGCCATTGCCACCTGGCTTCCGGTGGACGGCGAGGGCGTGGTGGACCTTGATGTCCTCGCCGCGGAGCTGGCCCGGGATCCCGAGAGCATAGCGCTCGTGACGGTCATGTGGGCCAACAACGAAGTGGGCACCATCCAGCCGGTACACAGGATCGTGGACCTGGCACACGCCGTTGGGGTTCCGGTCCATTCGGATGCAGTGCAGGCGTTCGGCTCGCTGCCGGTGAATTTCAAGGCCTCCGGGCTGGACGCGATGTCCGTATCCGGGCACAAGATCGGCGGACCGGTGGGAGTCGGCGCGCTCCTGTTGGGGCGGGCCGTCAAGCTGACCCCGGTGCAGCACGGCGGTGGCCAGGAACGCGACGTGCGTTCCGGGACGCTGGACACGGCATCCATCGCCGCGTTCGCGGCGGCTGCCGAAGCCTCCACCGCACGGCTTGCGGCCGAGTCCGCGAGGATCGCGGCCCTGCGGGACAGGCTCATCGACGGCGTCCTTGAGCGGGTGCCCGAAGCCGTGCTCCGAGGAGCCGCGGGGGAGGGGCGGCTGCCCGGCAACGCGCATTTCACGTTCCCCGGCTGCGAAGGTGATTCGCTGCTGTTCCTGCTGGACCTGGCGGGAGTGGAATCCTCCACGGGATCGGCCTGTACGGCCGGTGTCCCGCGCCCATCCCACGTGCTGCTGGCCATGGGACTGGACGAGGCGACAGCCCGCGGCGCGCAGCGCTTCACGCTGGGACATGCCTCAAGCGACGCGGACGTGGATGCCTTGCTGGCAGCCCTCCCCGGCGCGTATCAACGCGCCCGCCAGGCAGGGATGGCCGGGCACGAATCCTCGATCCAGACTGCGGGAACGGTAGCGCGTCAGGCGTCCTCCGGCAGTAGCTGATCGAGCCCAACGGAGTTGTCGGCCAGGCGCTCCGCTGTGACTCGGGTCCTGGCCGAGATGAGGGCCTTGATGGTCTTCTGCGCGCCGGGCTGTGGCTTCCGCGGCCAGTTGACGCTCATCCCGGCCACCACCCTGGAATCCTGCTGCCAGAACGCGATAAACTCCTTGGCCTCCAGTGACCCCCGGATCACCGGCTCAGCGCCCGCCGCCAGGGCCGGGAAGCCCGAGTACTCCATACTGACGTCGTACTGATCGGTGTAGAAGTAGGGGATAGTGCTCAGGACTGCATCCTGGCCGAGCATGGCCCTGGCGGCCACCTTTCCGCCGTTCAGGGCATTGGACCAGTGCTCGCTGCGGTGGTGCTGGCCGGTGAAGGGGTGCAAGGCGTTGGCGACGTCGCCGGCGGCAAAAATGCCGGGCGCGCTGGTCCGCAGGGACGCGTCCGTAAGGATCCCGTTGTCCAGGGCCAGGCCGGCCGCCTGCGCGAGTCCGGTCTCGGGAACCACGCCGACCGCGATGACCACGATGTCCGCAGGGACCACTTCTCCGGAATCGGTGATCACACCGGTGACAGCCCCGCCGTCGCCGGTGATTTCCCGAGCGGAGGCAGGAAGCCGGAAGCTCACGCCGTTGGCTTCGTGGAGTCTGCGGAAGAACCGGCCGAGGTGAGGCCCGATGGCCCCGGCCAGGGGGATCTCTTCCAGGCCGAGGAGCGTGACCTTGTTGCCGTATGTGGCGGCAGCCGCAGCAAGTTCCATGCCAATCCAGCCGGAGCCGATCATCACCACGTTCCTGCCGCCCGCCGCCAGACTGCTGCGCAACCGACGGCTGTCGTCCAGGGTGCGGAACGTGGAGACGCCGGCAAGGTCGCTTCCCGGTAGGCGCAGGGTGCGGGGCGCCGCACCGGTGGCGAGCAGCAGGGAACTGTATGCCAGCGTGCTTCCGTCGTCCAGCTCCACCGTCCTGGCGTCCGGCCGGATGCCCGTAACGCGGGCACCCAGGCGGAGGTCGACGTCGTTCTCCGCGTACCAGCCCGGCGGCACCACCGGGACGGTGTCCTCGGCGGCCTTGCCCAGCAGATACTCCTTGGACAGCGGCGGCCGCAGGTAGGGAGGATGGCGCTCGGCGCCGATGATGGCCACCCGGCCTTTGAACCCTTCCGCCCGCAGGGTCTTTGCCGCGGTGGCACCGGCCAGGCCGCCGCCGGCAATCACAATGTCCCCCGCAGTAGCAATGTCCTCAGCCATGTCCGCCCGATTCCCGCTGGTGCGTGCTCGAAGTCTAAAACCGTTAAGTCTGACTTTAGAAGGGAAGGCCCGCTGGGTCAAGCGTCTTTTGGGGAGGATTCGGCGTGGCGATAGAATGGTGCGGCAGGCATTGTGCTATTCCTGCGGCCGCCGGTTTTAATGGCAGCCGCCCGCTGCCGGCATCCCCCGAACCCTAAAGAAAGCCAGCATGCGAGTTCTAGCAGCCATGAGCGGTGGAGTCGACTCCGCCGTTGCCGCAGCACGTGCCGTTGAAGCCGGGCACGACGTCGTCGGCGTTCACCTTGCGCTGTCCAGGATGCCCGGCACCCTGCGGACGGGCAGCCGCGGCTGCTGCACCATCGAGGACTCGCGCGATGCGTGGCGGGCTTGCGATGTGCTGGGCATTCCTTACTATGTCTGGGATTTCTCGGAGCGCTTCAAGGAAGACGTGGTCCAGGACTTCATCG from Pseudarthrobacter sp. SSS035 carries:
- a CDS encoding cysteine desulfurase family protein, with product MPVYLDHAATTPLSAEALAALTRELARTGNPSSLHGSGRRARRSVEDAREAIATAAGAHPSEVIFTSGGTESDNLAVKGLYWARSGEDPARRRILCSAVEHHAVQDTVEWLERHEGAIATWLPVDGEGVVDLDVLAAELARDPESIALVTVMWANNEVGTIQPVHRIVDLAHAVGVPVHSDAVQAFGSLPVNFKASGLDAMSVSGHKIGGPVGVGALLLGRAVKLTPVQHGGGQERDVRSGTLDTASIAAFAAAAEASTARLAAESARIAALRDRLIDGVLERVPEAVLRGAAGEGRLPGNAHFTFPGCEGDSLLFLLDLAGVESSTGSACTAGVPRPSHVLLAMGLDEATARGAQRFTLGHASSDADVDALLAALPGAYQRARQAGMAGHESSIQTAGTVARQASSGSS
- a CDS encoding NAD(P)/FAD-dependent oxidoreductase, with amino-acid sequence MAEDIATAGDIVIAGGGLAGATAAKTLRAEGFKGRVAIIGAERHPPYLRPPLSKEYLLGKAAEDTVPVVPPGWYAENDVDLRLGARVTGIRPDARTVELDDGSTLAYSSLLLATGAAPRTLRLPGSDLAGVSTFRTLDDSRRLRSSLAAGGRNVVMIGSGWIGMELAAAAATYGNKVTLLGLEEIPLAGAIGPHLGRFFRRLHEANGVSFRLPASAREITGDGGAVTGVITDSGEVVPADIVVIAVGVVPETGLAQAAGLALDNGILTDASLRTSAPGIFAAGDVANALHPFTGQHHRSEHWSNALNGGKVAARAMLGQDAVLSTIPYFYTDQYDVSMEYSGFPALAAGAEPVIRGSLEAKEFIAFWQQDSRVVAGMSVNWPRKPQPGAQKTIKALISARTRVTAERLADNSVGLDQLLPEDA